A stretch of the Vulcanisaeta souniana JCM 11219 genome encodes the following:
- a CDS encoding DUF6114 domain-containing protein — MDLFTKFGFILINLWKRKALVLPTLLGLNLLSWVYFWIKPSLLGFSLIVLTLALFLTVIFIGVIPVAIIEENNYRVDVVRSMGLNSFISIIVIYVLFIYVSLMLMAVIKPPPLLIVMMALLFALPLTPFVVIAVLVPPLVGYFMKQKWRSLRSRIPFWGIYLGLLSALILLLLPVMYFRVLFVSMSLVDSFILGGVVTILSLIPLFYPKPMVCRVLGLVMIFLGILMWLIVAGGLTWGSVLSIISGGYLYDWKPQGK, encoded by the coding sequence GTGGATCTCTTTACAAAGTTTGGTTTTATCCTGATAAACCTATGGAAACGTAAGGCGCTCGTCTTGCCAACACTCCTTGGATTAAATTTACTTTCCTGGGTTTATTTTTGGATCAAACCCTCGTTACTTGGTTTCTCATTGATTGTTCTTACCCTGGCCCTCTTCCTCACGGTTATCTTCATAGGGGTGATCCCGGTGGCTATTATTGAGGAGAATAATTATAGGGTTGATGTTGTCAGAAGTATGGGGCTTAATTCATTCATCTCTATTATTGTAATTTATGTCCTGTTTATTTACGTCAGTTTGATGCTAATGGCTGTTATTAAACCGCCACCACTCCTCATAGTGATGATGGCACTCCTCTTTGCGCTACCCCTGACGCCCTTCGTGGTGATTGCAGTGTTGGTGCCGCCTCTCGTGGGTTACTTCATGAAGCAGAAATGGCGATCGCTCAGGAGCAGAATACCCTTCTGGGGCATTTACCTGGGTTTATTATCGGCATTGATCCTATTGCTACTACCCGTAATGTATTTCAGGGTGCTTTTCGTCAGTATGTCACTGGTGGACTCCTTCATACTTGGTGGCGTGGTAACCATACTCTCCCTAATACCGTTGTTCTACCCCAAACCCATGGTTTGCAGAGTGCTGGGGCTTGTGATGATCTTCCTGGGCATATTGATGTGGTTAATAGTTGCTGGTGGCTTGACATGGGGTTCCGTGCTTTCAATAATAAGCGGTGGGTATCTGTATGATTGGAAGCCGCAGGGTAAGTGA